The window ACCATGCCCTGTTCAGGGAAGGTGATTCTGCCGGTGGCGACCTGTCCCGCGAGGATGCCATCCGCCTGGCCATGCAGTTCGAGAAGGACACCATGTTCTTCTTCCGCGAAATGCGTGAGTTGGTGCCGGATTCCGAAAAGGCGGCTGTTGACCGCTGCGTGGACGAAGAACGCACCCACCTGATCAAACTGGTGGCTCTGTTGGCCTGATGTTGCCGTTTGAAGCCGCTGCCTGATGCAGCTGCCTGATGCAGCTGTCTGATGCCCTTGGCGTACTTTGTACGACATGAAAACGAGAAGCCCGGAACCGCAAGGTTCCGGGCTTTTTTCCGAGTTGGGCGCAGATCGCCCCTGTTGGCTCTCTATTCCTTGAGCGTTTCAAATCCGGCCGCAGTCATGGTCGGCGCAAATTCCGTGATCTCGTATGTGGCCACCTGTTCCCTGTGAAAGGGGTCTTCCGCAAGGTGTTGTTGCAGGGTTTTCATATCGCACCCTCTGGCCAGAATGATGCCGCCTGTTCTGGGCACCTTTCTGCCGGAGGCTATGAAAACGCCAGCGTCATATTTTTCGTGCAGAAACTGCACATGCTCTTCCAGTAACCTGTCGATGCTCTCAAGGGGAGCCGTGTACGTAAGTGATACAATATACATGCGTAATACCTCGCAAGCCGTTTCTACTCCTTTAGGGCGGAAACGCAAGGCAGCGAGGGACGAGGATATCTTGAAGCATAACCTTGTCGTGTTTTCTACTGCACTTGAG is drawn from Desulfovibrio mangrovi and contains these coding sequences:
- a CDS encoding YciI family protein, with the translated sequence MYIVSLTYTAPLESIDRLLEEHVQFLHEKYDAGVFIASGRKVPRTGGIILARGCDMKTLQQHLAEDPFHREQVATYEITEFAPTMTAAGFETLKE